One Dokdonia sp. Dokd-P16 genomic window carries:
- the pdeM gene encoding ligase-associated DNA damage response endonuclease PdeM, which yields MTQTTISNNTFLLHPTGAMYWEEQDILLIADVHFGKVAHFRKHGSAVPQEAIQTNFEQLDKAIAYYNPQEVCFLGDLFHSDLNIEWAYFEKWISDQTVKFTLVIGNHDIISPLRFEKLGITIYGERIIDGFLLTHHPEERDGLYNFCGHIHPGVRLQGMGRQALKMPCFFKKKSQLILPAFGTFTGNYLLEPEDGDEVFVLTPDEVILIA from the coding sequence GTGACTCAAACTACAATTTCTAATAATACATTTTTACTACACCCTACTGGCGCAATGTACTGGGAGGAGCAAGATATATTACTCATTGCCGATGTGCATTTTGGGAAAGTAGCTCATTTTAGAAAACACGGTAGTGCCGTTCCTCAAGAAGCGATACAAACTAATTTTGAGCAGTTGGATAAAGCAATTGCATATTACAACCCTCAGGAGGTTTGTTTTTTAGGAGACTTATTTCATTCTGATCTTAATATAGAATGGGCTTATTTTGAAAAATGGATAAGTGACCAGACTGTCAAATTCACATTGGTGATTGGAAATCATGACATCATCTCTCCATTGCGATTTGAAAAGCTAGGGATTACAATTTATGGCGAGAGAATCATTGACGGTTTTTTACTCACGCACCATCCCGAAGAACGAGATGGTTTATACAATTTTTGCGGTCACATTCACCCAGGAGTTCGACTGCAGGGTATGGGAAGACAAGCGCTAAAAATGCCTTGTTTTTTCAAGAAGAAAAGCCAACTCATATTACCTGCCTTTGGAACTTTTACAGGTAATTATTTACTAGAACCAGAAGATGGTGATGAGGTATTTGTACTAACTCCAGATGAAGTAATTTTAATTGCTTAA
- a CDS encoding pyridoxal phosphate-dependent decarboxylase family protein — translation MDKDKLELSKEEMTAYGYRIVDAVVEHFDTQNSKFPLASGTREEMDKMFLEEAPEKASDPQEVLEFVIEKVMKQSAISTHPKSFSFVPGPSNYVSAMSDTLATGFNIFSGGWSQSPPAAELEIVTISWLLKIFGFPVKKGGGIFTSGGSMANLTAIVTARRVMCGEDFANAVIYLSDQAHSSNIKALRIVGFTKDQIRLIPTDSEFKFSTIKLRSAIARDRLEGYNPFCVIATAGTTNTGTVDPLTEISKICKEEKLWFHIDGAYGGAAILAKNGKELLKGISKADSLTVDPHKWFFQPYEMGCLLIRNHKYLKSTFVEKPEYLRDIEGNESEINFYDHGVQLTRRFRALKFYMSLKTFGLEGFRNAITYNIKIAEKTEKLLRKSKKWEIVSPATLAIINFRYNPIGNKFTEKQLDELNQKISGMVTASREAQLVTTILNKQVVLRMCLINPRTTFDDVKDTLALCEKFAGEILD, via the coding sequence ATGGATAAAGACAAATTAGAACTGTCAAAAGAAGAAATGACTGCCTACGGATACCGTATTGTAGATGCCGTAGTAGAACATTTTGATACACAAAACAGTAAGTTTCCTCTGGCTTCTGGAACTCGTGAAGAAATGGATAAGATGTTTCTAGAAGAAGCGCCAGAGAAAGCTTCAGATCCACAAGAAGTACTTGAATTTGTGATAGAAAAGGTGATGAAACAAAGTGCGATTTCTACGCATCCTAAGTCATTTTCATTTGTTCCAGGACCTAGTAACTACGTGAGTGCTATGTCTGACACGCTTGCTACAGGATTTAATATATTTTCTGGCGGCTGGTCACAATCACCACCAGCAGCAGAACTAGAGATTGTAACCATAAGTTGGTTACTTAAGATTTTTGGCTTTCCAGTTAAAAAAGGTGGAGGAATTTTTACAAGTGGAGGGTCTATGGCAAACCTCACTGCTATTGTTACCGCTCGTCGTGTAATGTGTGGGGAAGATTTTGCAAATGCAGTTATCTACCTTTCAGATCAAGCACACTCGTCAAACATAAAGGCGTTGCGTATCGTAGGTTTTACAAAAGATCAAATACGATTAATCCCAACAGACTCTGAGTTTAAATTTTCTACGATAAAACTTCGTAGTGCTATCGCTCGTGATAGACTGGAAGGTTACAATCCGTTTTGTGTAATTGCTACTGCAGGAACCACAAATACGGGTACAGTAGATCCTCTTACTGAAATTTCAAAAATTTGTAAAGAAGAGAAACTGTGGTTCCACATAGATGGAGCATATGGAGGAGCTGCGATTCTAGCAAAAAACGGAAAAGAACTTTTAAAAGGAATTTCTAAAGCAGATTCTCTTACTGTAGATCCGCACAAGTGGTTTTTCCAACCTTACGAGATGGGTTGCCTGTTAATACGTAATCACAAATACTTGAAAAGTACTTTTGTTGAGAAACCAGAGTATTTGAGAGATATAGAAGGTAATGAATCTGAGATTAATTTTTATGATCACGGTGTTCAACTTACAAGACGTTTTAGAGCACTTAAGTTTTATATGTCTTTAAAAACTTTTGGATTAGAAGGATTTAGAAACGCCATCACATATAATATCAAAATTGCCGAAAAGACAGAAAAGCTACTCCGTAAAAGTAAAAAATGGGAGATTGTATCACCAGCTACGCTCGCGATCATCAACTTTAGGTATAACCCTATTGGAAATAAATTTACAGAGAAGCAACTAGATGAACTCAATCAGAAAATCTCTGGGATGGTAACAGCATCTCGTGAGGCCCAACTGGTAACTACGATACTCAATAAGCAAGTGGTGCTGCGTATGTGTTTAATAAATCCGCGTACTACTTTTGACGACGTAAAAGATACCCTAGCACTTTGCGAAAAATTTGCAGGTGAGATTCTGGACTAA